The proteins below come from a single Danaus plexippus chromosome 20, MEX_DaPlex, whole genome shotgun sequence genomic window:
- the LOC116773874 gene encoding mothers against decapentaplegic homolog 4 isoform X2, which produces MNTTAPTSADACLSIVHSLMCHRQGGESEGFSKRAIESLVKKLKEKRDELDSLITAITTNGAHPSKCVTIQRTLDGRLQVAGRKGFPHVIYARIWRWPDLHKNELKHVKFCQFAFDLKCDSVCVNPYHYERVVSPDLSGLTLQSGPSRLVKDEYTAGLSGNGMDMDTGELVTIQHHATSPRHHHSTIPHHHQQFQTSNIIINQGQTPDGVANMFSATHGPRPQIRAGAPMVPQMVHSPGAQMMANHQGQMPGAPQMGPGNPQMGPVNPQMGPGTPQMGPGTPQMGPGTPQMGTNVPQMASPRMASAPTQMSPGTPQIPNISQGMSIPSPQQMAMAQQRTIAPKLEPPDAMDARAMWLPKRMNHPSMPVSMSPGGTTPLIDGSNNAFFTNEQTSTDTQMTQTMPAGSQSVSAVVPVTSSAMPSEAQNGFAATSPPPQPSPIPHRTQHQQGTWTGNNTLTYTQSLAPPPAAPMQDVPTHHHHYYNGNPGGLLSSQPAPEYWCSVAYFELDTQVGETFKVPSSRPNVTVDGYVDPSGGNRFCLGALSNVHRTEQSERARLHIGKGVQLDLRGEGDVWLRCLSDHSVFVQSYYLDREAGRAPGDAVHKIYPSACIKVFDLRQCHRQMQTQAATAQAAAAAQAAAVAGHIQPAHPGMNKCLSAAAGIGVDDLRRLCIVRLSFVKGWGPDYPRTSIKETPCWVEVHLHRALQLLDEVLHTMPIDGPRTSIE; this is translated from the exons ATGAATACGACGGCGCCAACCTCGGCAGATGCATGCCTAAGCATTGTCCACTCACTGATGTGCCATAGGCAAGGTGGTGAGAGTGAAGGCTTTTCAAAGCGGGCTATTGAGTCACTAGTCAAGAAATTGAAAGAAAAGAGAGATGAACTTGATTCTTTGATCACAGCAATCACCACAAATGGTGCCCATCCCAGTAAATGTGTTACTATTCAGAGAACTCTAGACGGTCGATTACAG GTTGCGGGAAGGAAAGGATTTCCCCATGTGATATATGCTCGCATATGGCGTTGGCCCGATCTACACAAGAATGAGTTGAAACATGTTAAATTCTGTCAGTTTGCTTTTGATCTGAAATGTGACTCGGTGTGTGTTAATCCATACCATTATGAAAGAGTTGTATCTCCAG ATCTTTCTGGGCTGACTCTTCAGTCGGGTCCTAGTAGGTTAGTAAAAGATGAGTATACAGCTGGTCTGAGCGGGAATGGCATGGACATGGATACTGGAGAACTCGTAACAATCCAGCACCATGCCACAAGCCCCAGACATCATCACTCCACCATTCCCCATCACCATCAACAGTTCCAGACctctaacattataataaatcaaggACAAA CGCCAGATGGCGTTGCCAATATGTTTTCTGCTACTCATGGACCTCGACCGCAAATTCGAGCTGGAGCACCTATGGTTCCACAAATGGTACATTCGCCAGGGGCGCAAATGATGGCTAATCATCAGGGACAAATGCCGGGCGCACCTCAAATGGGTCCGGGAAACCCACAAATGGGTCCCGTTAACCCACAAATGGGGCCTGGAACGCCACAAATGGGTCCAGGCACTCCTCAAATGGGGCCGGGAACACCTCAAATGGGTACAAACGTCCCACAAATGGCTTCACCAAGAATGGCGTCAGCTCCCACCCAAATGTCCCCAGGAACCCCACAAATACCAAATATAAGTCAGGGAATGTCAATACCGAGCCCACAACAAATGGCAATGGCACAACAAAGAACTATAGCCCCAAAACTAGAACCGCCCGATGCTATGGATGCAAGAGCTATGTGGCTGCCAAAGAGAATGAATCATC CTTCAATGCCTGTCAGTATGTCTCCCGGTGGGACGACGCCGTTGATAGACGGCTCCAATAATGCATTCTTCACTAACGAGCAGACTTCTACGGATACTCAAATGACTCAGACCATGCCAG CTGGGAGTCAATCGGTGTCAGCTGTGGTGCCAGTGACGTCATCAGCTATGCCAAGTGAAGCCCAGAATGGTTTCGCCGCGACCAGCCCACCACCACAACCCAGTCCTATACCACATCGCACCCAACATCAACAGG GAACCTGGACTGGGAACAACACCTTGACTTATACACAGAGCCTGGCGCCGCCGCCCGCCGCTCCTATGCAGGATGTACCCACTCACCACCATCACTACT aTAATGGCAACCCAGGTGGTTTATTGTCAAGCCAGCCAGCTCCGGAGTATTGGTGTTCGGTGGCTTACTTTGAGCTGGATACTCAAGTGGGGGAAACATTCAAAGTACCATCCAGCAGACCAAATGTTacg GTGGATGGTTATGTGGATCCGTCGGGTGGCAACAGATTCTGTTTGGGTGCTCTCAGTAATGTACACAGAACTGAACAGAGTGAAAGGGCTCG ACTCCACATCGGCAAGGGTGTACAGTTGGATCTCCGTGGTGAAGGAGACGTGTGGCTGAGATGTCTCTCAGATCACTCGGTGTTTGTGCAGTCCTACTACTTGGATAGAGAGGCAGGCCGGGCCCCGGGAGACGCTGTTCATAAGATATACCCATCAGCATGTATCAAG GTGTTCGATCTCCGTCAGTGTCACCGTCAGATGCAAACGCAGGCGGCTACAGCCCAGGCGGCGGCGGCAGCGCAGGCTGCAGCTGTCGCAGGACACATACAGCCAGCACATCCGGGAATGAACAAAT GTTTGTCAGCGGCGGCTGGAATCGGCGTGGATGATCTTCGGAGGCTGTGTATAGTCCGTCTGTCGTTCGTGAAGGGCTGGGGGCCTGACTACCCTCGCACCTCCATCAAGGAGACGCCCTGCTGGGTTGAGGTCCATTTACATAG GGCTCTACAGTTACTGGACGAGGTGCTCCACACTATGCCCATAGATGGTCCTCGGACTAGCATCGAGTAG
- the LOC116773874 gene encoding mothers against decapentaplegic homolog 4 isoform X1: MNTTAPTSADACLSIVHSLMCHRQGGESEGFSKRAIESLVKKLKEKRDELDSLITAITTNGAHPSKCVTIQRTLDGRLQVAGRKGFPHVIYARIWRWPDLHKNELKHVKFCQFAFDLKCDSVCVNPYHYERVVSPGIDLSGLTLQSGPSRLVKDEYTAGLSGNGMDMDTGELVTIQHHATSPRHHHSTIPHHHQQFQTSNIIINQGQTPDGVANMFSATHGPRPQIRAGAPMVPQMVHSPGAQMMANHQGQMPGAPQMGPGNPQMGPVNPQMGPGTPQMGPGTPQMGPGTPQMGTNVPQMASPRMASAPTQMSPGTPQIPNISQGMSIPSPQQMAMAQQRTIAPKLEPPDAMDARAMWLPKRMNHPSMPVSMSPGGTTPLIDGSNNAFFTNEQTSTDTQMTQTMPAGSQSVSAVVPVTSSAMPSEAQNGFAATSPPPQPSPIPHRTQHQQGTWTGNNTLTYTQSLAPPPAAPMQDVPTHHHHYYNGNPGGLLSSQPAPEYWCSVAYFELDTQVGETFKVPSSRPNVTVDGYVDPSGGNRFCLGALSNVHRTEQSERARLHIGKGVQLDLRGEGDVWLRCLSDHSVFVQSYYLDREAGRAPGDAVHKIYPSACIKVFDLRQCHRQMQTQAATAQAAAAAQAAAVAGHIQPAHPGMNKCLSAAAGIGVDDLRRLCIVRLSFVKGWGPDYPRTSIKETPCWVEVHLHRALQLLDEVLHTMPIDGPRTSIE, from the exons ATGAATACGACGGCGCCAACCTCGGCAGATGCATGCCTAAGCATTGTCCACTCACTGATGTGCCATAGGCAAGGTGGTGAGAGTGAAGGCTTTTCAAAGCGGGCTATTGAGTCACTAGTCAAGAAATTGAAAGAAAAGAGAGATGAACTTGATTCTTTGATCACAGCAATCACCACAAATGGTGCCCATCCCAGTAAATGTGTTACTATTCAGAGAACTCTAGACGGTCGATTACAG GTTGCGGGAAGGAAAGGATTTCCCCATGTGATATATGCTCGCATATGGCGTTGGCCCGATCTACACAAGAATGAGTTGAAACATGTTAAATTCTGTCAGTTTGCTTTTGATCTGAAATGTGACTCGGTGTGTGTTAATCCATACCATTATGAAAGAGTTGTATCTCCAGGTATTG ATCTTTCTGGGCTGACTCTTCAGTCGGGTCCTAGTAGGTTAGTAAAAGATGAGTATACAGCTGGTCTGAGCGGGAATGGCATGGACATGGATACTGGAGAACTCGTAACAATCCAGCACCATGCCACAAGCCCCAGACATCATCACTCCACCATTCCCCATCACCATCAACAGTTCCAGACctctaacattataataaatcaaggACAAA CGCCAGATGGCGTTGCCAATATGTTTTCTGCTACTCATGGACCTCGACCGCAAATTCGAGCTGGAGCACCTATGGTTCCACAAATGGTACATTCGCCAGGGGCGCAAATGATGGCTAATCATCAGGGACAAATGCCGGGCGCACCTCAAATGGGTCCGGGAAACCCACAAATGGGTCCCGTTAACCCACAAATGGGGCCTGGAACGCCACAAATGGGTCCAGGCACTCCTCAAATGGGGCCGGGAACACCTCAAATGGGTACAAACGTCCCACAAATGGCTTCACCAAGAATGGCGTCAGCTCCCACCCAAATGTCCCCAGGAACCCCACAAATACCAAATATAAGTCAGGGAATGTCAATACCGAGCCCACAACAAATGGCAATGGCACAACAAAGAACTATAGCCCCAAAACTAGAACCGCCCGATGCTATGGATGCAAGAGCTATGTGGCTGCCAAAGAGAATGAATCATC CTTCAATGCCTGTCAGTATGTCTCCCGGTGGGACGACGCCGTTGATAGACGGCTCCAATAATGCATTCTTCACTAACGAGCAGACTTCTACGGATACTCAAATGACTCAGACCATGCCAG CTGGGAGTCAATCGGTGTCAGCTGTGGTGCCAGTGACGTCATCAGCTATGCCAAGTGAAGCCCAGAATGGTTTCGCCGCGACCAGCCCACCACCACAACCCAGTCCTATACCACATCGCACCCAACATCAACAGG GAACCTGGACTGGGAACAACACCTTGACTTATACACAGAGCCTGGCGCCGCCGCCCGCCGCTCCTATGCAGGATGTACCCACTCACCACCATCACTACT aTAATGGCAACCCAGGTGGTTTATTGTCAAGCCAGCCAGCTCCGGAGTATTGGTGTTCGGTGGCTTACTTTGAGCTGGATACTCAAGTGGGGGAAACATTCAAAGTACCATCCAGCAGACCAAATGTTacg GTGGATGGTTATGTGGATCCGTCGGGTGGCAACAGATTCTGTTTGGGTGCTCTCAGTAATGTACACAGAACTGAACAGAGTGAAAGGGCTCG ACTCCACATCGGCAAGGGTGTACAGTTGGATCTCCGTGGTGAAGGAGACGTGTGGCTGAGATGTCTCTCAGATCACTCGGTGTTTGTGCAGTCCTACTACTTGGATAGAGAGGCAGGCCGGGCCCCGGGAGACGCTGTTCATAAGATATACCCATCAGCATGTATCAAG GTGTTCGATCTCCGTCAGTGTCACCGTCAGATGCAAACGCAGGCGGCTACAGCCCAGGCGGCGGCGGCAGCGCAGGCTGCAGCTGTCGCAGGACACATACAGCCAGCACATCCGGGAATGAACAAAT GTTTGTCAGCGGCGGCTGGAATCGGCGTGGATGATCTTCGGAGGCTGTGTATAGTCCGTCTGTCGTTCGTGAAGGGCTGGGGGCCTGACTACCCTCGCACCTCCATCAAGGAGACGCCCTGCTGGGTTGAGGTCCATTTACATAG GGCTCTACAGTTACTGGACGAGGTGCTCCACACTATGCCCATAGATGGTCCTCGGACTAGCATCGAGTAG
- the LOC116773845 gene encoding trafficking protein particle complex subunit 10, producing MKGVDNSLSDHEGMTHKPIITCAGDWNLFCTLEQPLVAAIPQDSCEWRRSYGRITKLVSLEASFIKFNKDKLKTELNLLNRPIFHIYWTDCVDIEYYKTTLREDIEIWLKQLEKHNVTDWMIVLVETYDIRKTNKLLPRTTVLDKIKGDFAVKQTEDRFISVINPIKSEARSADSWRTLVAKVRHLVLVAYNKALIKFEEHMREQRESRNDPDWDFCKYFILQEQLAFVLEMLGLYEEALVQYDELDALFSQFVLNSNVTESPKWLETFKQPITSWQAVRLTALVPQNLRELIIKNKASLLDFRSYLFQRQSAMLLPTFKPWEIASRCLTTVHNTLVEVSLLGAHAVDGAAACWAHLACVETLRACERLSSTNSALEACTAMHAPLLHNAKDKLHELGKLCGLLPGCPDPTSEQLHLVVMLSAGMGDSEPNQQTPTDRLKEALCSKICFQNYYLELAELAMGTYKHIGRLRFARQIGRDLASFYSELGESSKAVVFLTEALRSYEEQGWRDLAAQMRLELVAAACKMKDRDRYTKLSARIASTAELEILVRNFYFEEMMKSIKETDKQESVLTELNDCFKIVSVNILPSERGVYITDNKVQCRLVVESLMPKDVLCNKAAVCVDSVKQDKTPVKTYKTDLTVGKQSSSPRKSNIDNTDSDSNNLVTSIRLEDLKAKNSFLNKMNITSKLHYKEDRTLQKATVECSHPKVTLRRSDSSKYRKPSATIRNNYETCLATDHIILKPGLNEILLEYVPKMCGLFKLGQVSLLIEGRLEFLSNALIQCKLGYDVETRGVSVYLNKVEPKKDLVAGLEEDVELVVTSGSSRIEENSIIQLKTSTGLQIRFTDSNLSRELSMPIESIEPFQTTKVGLKLFANLQPRREKSIEHTVWLHCPWWETVTEVPLHFTPPMIASWRLLTSNTRKFIHITLKSTIVHIAQFVLSDPVLECDNDNTVADLNPKNAGDMIVASDGTTSSFMWELLKDPLVKAGPMKAVFKVNYRLLEEDISRQFTCPFDIQDYTTLFVVRTKLEPSKGSDFCRASQVCCLQLTVQRVNETEHTSLMYEVLADQTMWAVLGRTAGVITMESNSEGQCVNLDVMPLVAGYLPLPAVRLSKYIAANTRDPSSHPRLEPFSPGQVYHAGKARQLHVLPPLTKEHDNI from the exons ATGAAGGGGGTCGATAACTCATTATCGGATCACGAAGGCATGACACACAAACCCATTATAACAT GTGCAGGAGAttggaatttattttgcaCACTGGAACAGCCGCTGGTAGCTGCAATACCGCAAGATTCTTGTGAATGGCGAAGGTCCTACGGCCGTATAACTAAACTAGTGTCTTTAGAGGCATCTTTCATAAAGTTTAATAAGGACAAATTGAAAACAGAGCTCAACCTTTTGAACCGACctatttttcacatttattgGACTGATTGTGTG GATATAGAATATTACAAAACCACATTGAGGGAAGATATAGAAATATGGCTGAAACAGTTAGAAAAACACAATGTTACAGACTGGATGATAGTATTAGTAGAAACTTAtgatataagaaaaacaaataaacttctTCCAAGAACTACagttttagataaaattaagGGAGATTTTGCTGTGAAACAGACAGAAGACAGGTTTATTTCGGTTATCAATCCTATAAAATCTGAGGCTAGGAGTGCGGACTCATGGAGAACATTAGTGGCGAAAGTGAGGCATTTGGTTTTAGTGGCATACAATAAGGctctaataaaatttgaagagCATATGAGGGAACAGAGAGAAAGCAGGAATGATCCGGATTgggatttttgtaaatattttatattacag GAGCAATTGGCGTTTGTTCTAGAGATGCTCGGTTTGTATGAAGAAGCTCTAGTCCAATATGACGAATTAGATGCTTTGTTTTctcaatttgtattaaattcaaacGTGACGGAGAGTCCAAAATGGCTTGAGACATTCAAACAGCCAATAACATCATGGCAGGCGGTGAGATTGACGGCCCTAGTGCCGCAGAATTTAagagaattaataattaagaataaagcaTCTCTATTAGATTTTAggagttatttatttcaacgaCAAAGTGCCATGTTATTACCTACTTTTAAGCCATGGGAG ATAGCATCCCGATGTCTCACCACGGTCCATAATACACTGGTTGAGGTGTCTCTGTTAGGAGCACATGCTGTGGATGGAGCGGCGGCTTGCTGGGCTCACTTGGCCTGTGTGGAGACATTAAGAGCATGTGAAAGATTGTCCTCCACCAACAGTGCGCTGGAGGCGTGCACAGCAATGCATGCACCTCTGCTGCATAATGCTAAGGATAAG TTACATGAATTGGGCAAGCTGTGTGGACTCCTCCCAGGATGTCCAGACCCTACATCAGAACAACTCCACTTGGTGGTGATGCTGTCAGCTGGTATGGGAGATAGCGAACCGAACCAACAAACACCAACAGACAGATTGAAAGAAGCTTTATGCAGCAAGATCTGCTTCCAGAATTATTATCTAGAATTGGCTGAGTTGGCTATGGGGACATACAAGCACATTGGAAGACTTAG ATTCGCCCGTCAGATCGGAAGAGACCTGGCCTCGTTCTACTCGGAACTGGGTGAGAGCAGTAAAGCTGTCGTGTTCCTGACGGAGGCGCTTCGGTCTTATGAAGAACAGGGCTGGAGAGATCTGGCAGCGCAGATGAGGCTTGAACTGGTGGCTGCGGCTTGCAAGATGAAGGATAGAGATAG ATATACAAAGCTCTCAGCTAGAATAGCCAGCACAGCGGAATTAGAAATTCTAGTACGGAATTTCTATTTTGAGGAAATGATGAAATCTATAAAGGAAACTGATAAACAGGAATCAGTGTTAACCGAGCTCAATGACTGCTTTAAAATAGTATCAGTTAATATACTGCCGTCCGAACGTGGTGTCTACATCACAGATAATAAGGTTCAATGTCGCTTGGTGGTCGAAAGCTTGATGCCCAAAGATGTTTTATGCAACAAAGCGGCTGTATGTGTTGATAGTGTGAAGCAAGATAAGACTCCAGTGAAGACTTATAAGACTGATCTAACTGTAGGCAAACAATCTAGTTCACCGAGGAAATCTAATATTGATAATACTGATAGTGATTCCAATAATTTAGTTACTAG TATAAGACTAGAAgatttaaaagcaaaaaattcATTCCTTAACAAAATGAACATAACGTCTAAATTGCATTACAAAGAAGACAGGACACTACAGAAGGCTACCGTCGAATGCTCTCACCCAAAAGTAACTTTAAGGAGATCAGACAGCAGTAAATATAGAAAACCGTCTGCTACCATACGGAATAACTACGAGACATGTTTAGCAACTGaccatattattttgaaacccggtttaaatgaaatattactgGAATATGTACCAAAGATGTGTGGTTTATTCAAATTGGGACAAGTTTCGTTGTTAATTGAGGGTAGACTTGAATTTCTATCGAATGCATTGATACAGTGCAAGCTTGGTTACGACGTGGAGACGAGAGGTGTCAGCGTGTACTTGAACAAAGTCGAACCAAAAAAGGACTTGGTTGCCGGCTTAGAGGAAGATGTTGAATTGGTTGTGACCAGCGGCAGTTCTAGAATAGAAGAG AATTCAATAATTCAGTTAAAAACATCGACCGGACTCCAAATACGTTTCACAGATTCGAATCTGTCAAGAGAGTTGTCTATGCCAATAGAGTCTATAGAGCCGTTCCAAACGACCAAAGTAGGGCTCAAGTTGTTTGCTAATCTTCAACCTAGAAGGGAAAAAAGTATAGAACATACT GTTTGGCTCCACTGTCCGTGGTGGGAGACCGTGACGGAGGTGCCCTTACACTTCACACCGCCTATGATAGCCTCCTGGAGGTTACTGACATCCAACACCAGGAAGTTCATTCATATCACCCTCAAATCAACCATCGTGCATATCGCTCAGTTCGTGCTGAGTGATCCTGTGCTAGAGTGTGACAATGATAATACTGTGGCGGATTTGAATCCAAAGAACGCTGGGGATATG ATAGTAGCGTCCGATGGCACCACCAGTTCGTTCATGTGGGAGCTCCTTAAGGATCCTCTGGTGAAAGCTGGGCCAATGAAGGCGGTGTTCAAGGTCAACTATAGATTACTTGAAGAAGATATATCCAGACAATTTACTTGCCCTTTTGATATACAAGACTATACCACTCTATTTGTTGTGAGAACTAAGTTGGAGCCATCCAAGGGTTCTGACTTCTGTAGAGCTTCACAAGTCTGCTGTTTACAGTTGACCGTTCAAAGG GTAAATGAAACAGAGCACACTTCTCTAATGTATGAAGTGCTTGCGGATCAAACCATGTGGGCGGTGCTGGGACGAACTGCGG GTGTTATAACAATGGAGTCCAATTCTGAAGGTCAATGCGTGAACCTGGATGTGATGCCACTGGTGGCTGGATACCTCCCACTACCAGCCGTCAGGTTATCCAAATACATCGCTGCTAACACTAGAG aCCCTTCCTCCCATCCAAGATTGGAGCCATTCAGTCCTGGCCAGGTGTATCATGCTGGAAAGGCAAGACAGTTACACGTTCTACCACCCCTCACCAAAGAACATGATAATATCTGA